In a genomic window of Mycoplasma iguanae:
- a CDS encoding APC family permease, whose product MSTKIKKVKQITFLSIIIFIVGSTIGSGIFFKNKELNQMASGDLFLVIGTWIVAAFGILALGLALVEISSAQKTNSGFLEWVKTFTNKFLYKGTTNFIIWFYLPVSFFGLAIYAVSSFEDTGIQIKNANLVMVLSFLVFMWFAGTSLLSINFQNKQQWVFTILQIIPLIVLPLIGLFFSSLNEENTILHKVIQNKTTGLISKSKWLILIAGIPAITFAYDGFYLIFSMKEELAPKAKKKLGLSVVLGLVIITILYLILSISFAVGSNDGTHFGLSFGNSTIVLNIMNFLIGIGILSIINGFAMSSPFQIKSVMENGQINWLQKIGERLLGKFNLEKDEKNYYISWIFMILISVLTFIIFGLIATNYPLDTWDFDLYGTGTFVYSFADIIQNYLSLVIFLQIALAIIGGLFNRKTKKIPVEKKWYFIPSALIASFFYVITFIYVIIASIVDITGLAGADSTEAIIKFVVFSSIVLISYLIYPIQSLFSKSKKNRTNFKTITVKKSE is encoded by the coding sequence ATGTCAACAAAAATAAAAAAAGTAAAACAAATTACTTTTTTATCAATCATTATTTTTATTGTGGGTTCTACAATTGGATCTGGAATATTCTTTAAAAATAAAGAATTAAATCAGATGGCTAGTGGAGATTTATTTCTTGTTATTGGTACCTGAATTGTTGCTGCTTTTGGCATTTTAGCCTTAGGTTTAGCACTTGTAGAAATCTCTTCAGCACAAAAAACTAACTCAGGTTTTTTGGAATGAGTTAAAACTTTTACTAATAAATTTCTTTATAAGGGAACTACTAATTTTATTATTTGATTTTATTTGCCAGTATCATTTTTTGGATTAGCTATTTATGCAGTTTCATCTTTTGAAGATACTGGAATACAGATTAAAAATGCTAATTTAGTAATGGTACTTAGCTTTCTTGTTTTTATGTGATTTGCTGGGACTTCTTTGTTATCTATAAATTTTCAAAATAAACAACAATGAGTATTTACTATTTTGCAAATTATTCCTTTAATTGTATTACCGCTGATTGGTTTATTTTTTAGTTCATTAAATGAAGAAAATACAATATTACATAAAGTTATCCAGAATAAAACAACAGGTTTAATTAGCAAATCGAAATGATTAATTTTAATCGCAGGTATTCCTGCTATTACTTTTGCTTATGATGGTTTTTATTTAATTTTTTCAATGAAAGAAGAATTAGCACCTAAAGCTAAGAAAAAATTAGGTTTATCAGTTGTTTTAGGTTTGGTAATTATTACAATTTTATACTTAATTCTTTCAATTTCATTTGCTGTGGGTTCGAATGATGGAACTCACTTTGGTTTAAGTTTTGGGAATAGCACAATTGTCTTAAATATTATGAATTTCTTAATTGGTATTGGAATTCTTTCAATTATTAATGGATTCGCTATGTCTTCACCTTTCCAAATTAAATCGGTAATGGAAAATGGACAAATTAATTGATTGCAAAAAATAGGTGAAAGACTTTTAGGTAAATTTAATCTAGAAAAAGATGAAAAAAATTATTACATCTCATGAATATTTATGATATTAATTTCTGTTTTAACTTTCATTATATTTGGACTAATTGCAACAAATTATCCATTAGATACTTGGGATTTTGATCTTTATGGAACAGGAACATTTGTTTATTCATTTGCAGATATTATTCAAAACTATTTATCATTGGTGATTTTCTTACAAATTGCTTTAGCAATTATTGGTGGACTATTTAATCGTAAAACTAAAAAAATTCCAGTTGAAAAAAAATGATATTTTATTCCGTCTGCTCTAATTGCTTCTTTTTTTTATGTTATAACTTTTATCTATGTAATAATTGCATCAATTGTTGATATTACAGGATTAGCTGGTGCTGATTCAACTGAAGCAATAATTAAATTTGTTGTCTTCAGCTCAATTGTCTTGATATCTTATCTGATTTATCCTATTCAATCATTATTTAGTAAAAGTAAAAAAAATCGAACAAATTTTAAAACTATTACAGTTAAAAAATCAGAATAA